The sequence ATATCGCAACATCATCATTAGTCGCATAGGGGCTATTTATTAATGCGCTTGATGAATATTCACTATTGAGTGAACGGCTCCAGCCGCCATTTTTTTTAGAGCGGGTAGATTTTATGTTTAATGTTAAATAACCATCTTCATCATAACTATTGGGTTTTAGAAAGTATAACAAGGATTTTTGTAGGCTATTGATTTGATATCTACTAGGCTGCACTTTAAAGTTTTCAAGCCATTTATTTACCTCTCTTTCTGGAGAGGCTAAAATACTATGGTTAAATTGCACATTTATATAATATATTGCTAAAGCTGCGCTATGTTTGCAATCACGACCAACGTAGCAATCACAATATGCTTTAATACTATTATATTGATTATTGTAAACTAAACGTGTTGCATAGCCTTTGTGGTTCGCGCGTTCACTCTTAACATCACCATTAATTGTGTCACCGTTAAGTGTGCAGGACTTTACGCCTTTAGCGTCAAATATTCTGGTTCCTTTGTGCCATTCGTTGTTGGTAAAATGATCTTCAAGTAACTCAGGGGTAAAGGTGATTTTGGCCATAACTCTTTAATTTTTATTGATTGTTAAGATAGATAGTTATTAGTTTAAATTTAGTAATAACTATCAATTACTGCAAAGCGCATACAGAGTTTACAGCTAAAAGGTGATACTTCATATGATAGCTAGGTTATATTGAAGTTATCGGCATCTAAATAAGCAGGAAATGCTTTTTTAAATTCTTCAAGCTTTTCAATATTTATTGTTGTAGTTGTAATATCGCACACATTGTCTTTGGCTTGAAATAATGGTTCACCTGTAAAGTCATATATTGCAGTACCGCCTGTGTGAGCAGTTCCATTTCCATCATCTCCAACTCTATTTATACCTACAACATAACTTTGATTTTCCATCGCGCGTGCTTGTAATAATGTATCCCAAACATTGCGTCTTGCGGCTGGCCAATTAGCGACATTTACCATTACATCATAATCATTTGTACTTCGAGCCCAAACTGGGAAACGTAAGTCATAACAGACTAAAGGCAATATTCTTACACCCTTAATTTTAAATATTTCTCGTTTTTCACCCGCTATTACATGAGCACCTTCATTACCAAGTCGGAATAGGTGACGTTTATCATAAAATTTAATCGTGCCATCAGGCCAAACCCAATAAAAACGGTTCATTTTCTTATTGTTATGTTTTACTAAAACACTGCCTGCAATGACTGTATTTAATATCGAGGATTGCTTTATTAACCACGTAATTATAGGCCCGTCGGTTGTATCTTCTGCAACATCAAGGTTAATCGCAAAACCTGTTGCGAATGTTTCAGGTAATAAAATTAAATCTGTATTTTTAATATTTTTGAGTTTGTTTTCGAGTGATAATAAATTTTCAGAGACATTTAACCAATTTATATCTGTTTGAACCGTTGTGATTGTTAAAGTTGACATAAACGCTCCGCAGCATTAATTAATGTATTATCGTTTTTAGCAAAACATAGTCTAATTATTTTATCGCAATGACCTGATTGATTAAATACACTTAATGGGATGGCAGCAACACCATGCTCTTTTGTTAACCAGTGACAAAATTCAACATCATTTGCATCACTTATTGCACTGTAATCTAATAATAAAAAGTAAGTACCGTTACAAGGCAATAATTTAAAACGAGAATCTTGTAGTGCATTAATTAATACATTACGTTTTTGCTGATAGAAATCATTGAGTGCATAAACATGAGTGCTATTTTCATTTATCATATCAGCGATGGCAGCTTGTGCTGGTGTAAAAGAAGAAAAGGTGACATATTGATGTATTTTTCTAAATTCTTTAGTGAGATTTGTTGGTGCAATACAATAACCAAGTTTCCACCCCGTACAGTGAAATGTTTTACCAAAGCTACTGATCACAAAAGCACGTTTTTTTAATTCTTCAAAACTTAAAGCACTTAAATGGGTTTGTTCATCAAAAACAATATGTTCGTATACTTCATCACTGATCAAATATAAGTTGTGTTCGGTTATAATTTTACTTAGATTGTTAATATCTGATTCAGTTAATATCGAGCCAGTGGGGTTATGCGGAGTATTAACAATTATAGCCTTTGTGTTAGGTGTTATGGCTCCAATCACATCATCCCAGTTAACCCTATAAGTCGGTGCTTTGAGTTGTAAATGTATCGCTTTACCACCTGCTAATTCTATTGCCGGCTCGTATGAATCATAAGCCGGATCAAAAACGATAACTTCATCACCGGTTTGTACCAAGGTCTCAATAGCGACAAATAATGCTTCAGTGGCGCCCGAAGTGATAGTCACTTGGTTTGTAGGGTCAATTTTTGCGTTATATTTATTATTTGCTAAATCTGCAATGGCGCTTTGTAATTTTGGTAAACCAGAAGAGGGCGCATATTGATTTAACCCATCACTAATATAATGGTTTATCTTATTTTTAATAAACTCGGGTGTATCAAACTCAGGAAAACCTTGTGATAAGTTTATTGCTTTATATTGGTTCGCGAGTCCTGACATTTCACTAAATATGCTTACTCCAACATTAGGTAATTTTGAATTTATGTTGTTTGTGTTATTCGTATTCATTGCTAAATTACAAAAGTTAGTTTGTTATTTTTGCATTATTACATCATGTTCAGATATTGACTATGATTTGATTGAATTACTATCAGAAATTAGAACGATACACATTAAATTTGGCCCCCGATAAGAAATAAGGGGGCGGTATTTTTGTTATTTGTTTTTAATAAATCACACTTTGGCTAAAATAATATCGTATTGTAGTACATTCTCTACTTCAGTCTTTTTTGCCGTCATCAATGCTTGTTGTTCTTTATTTTTTCTAGTGTACAAACCATCTGTTTTGTTTAGAGCTTGATCGGGGAAGTACAATTGCGTGAGCAGAGATTCATATCCAAGCTTACTGATTTTAAAGTGGATATGCGGTGTTCTTTGATCTGGGCTATTTAAAGGATAAGCACCAGGCATGACGGTTTTAAATCGATATTTACCTTTATTGCCACTTTGTAGAATTGCCCATGATTGAAAGTGCTCATCAATAGGTGCCTCACTATCATCATGGGGATGATGATACTTGCCAAATGTATTTGCTTGCCATAAATCAATTGTTACATCTTCGATTGGGTTTAAATCTTGATCTAATACTTGACCATAAATTTCTATTATTTGGCCTTTGGCTGTACCATTCTTTCCTTTAACCCGTGTTAAGTCTGCATCTTTATCTTTTTGAGGTGTGATTGGGTAAAAAGGGCCTTGCGCATCTTTCGGCGTTGCCATATTCGCTTGTGCTTTAGCGGTAATTACACTTGCTAAAGAACCTAATATTGCTGTCTTTATAAAATTACGACGCTTAATTGATTTCATATGATATGTCCTTATTAACTCTATTTTGACTAGACGGTACGTCATTTGTTAAGTTTAGTTAGTTTTAAGTCAAATCTAGCAATTGCAGTAAATCAGATCTTATTAAAATTCTATTATTTATTTAAATAGAAAAATAATAGAATTAAATTTAATTAAATCAAGGTCTTAAATTTTATTTGTTTGATGTTTTTACGAGGTGTATTTAAAGTGTCTATATATTTTAATGTATTGTTTGAGAATTAGTTGGTTTTATAAGAGGGATAACTTGGGAAATTGATTTATTAAATATAGTTGAAGCGATCAGAGTCTATGCGACTCTTAAAGATCACGTAGGTTAAATATAAACCTAATTGTTTATATTTAATAACTGTCTAGTTATAACCTCTTTCAAAACAATCATCGTCTTGGTTTTGGTTTTTTTCATTCACTGTCGTATTTAACTTCATAATATTTCCTGCCGTACTTTAGATAAAATTTAGTGTGTTGTCGTTTGGTCAAATCTAAATACACCATTATAAATCTTATTTATCACTATATTTATTTGGTGAATACCGAATATTACCTCGGTGAATTTGACAGTTTAAACATACAACAGTTTTTTCTTGATGTACATATTAAATGACCGATTAATATGGGTTTTATTAAGTTTTTTTTAAATATAAATGTTATTTCTGTCATAAAGCAGGTTTTTATTTTAAATTATTTTATTGTGACAATTGTCGCATTAATTCTTGTATTACTGTGACTCTTGTCGCACTATAGTCATAATTTCCACTTAAGAAGAAAAATAATGCAACCTGCAACACAGCCTACAGCACCAGAGTTAGAGATATTGAAACTACTTTGGCATGAAGAACCGCGCACTGCGCGTGAGATCCATGATGAAATTGAGAAAGTTTTTGATTGGAGTTATTCATCTACCCGTAAAACTTTAGAGAGAATGGGTGATAAGGAGTTTATAGAAATTCAAACTCAAGGTAACAAAAAAATATATTTAGCAAAATTAGATAAAATGAAAACTTTAGCAAACTTTGCTCAGGATTTTGCAAAACGTGTATTTGAAATTGATGGACCATTACCGGTAGCAATGTTTACAGATAGTAAGCTGATAGATGATGGTGAAATCGATGATTTAGAAAAATTATTAAACGATTTAGAAAAGTCATCTAAAGGGTAGGAAATCGTCATGTTATATTCTTTAATGATGTCTTTGATCGCATTTGTTATTTTTACTGGTGCGCTTGTTTCAATAACAAATTTGTTTAAAAAAACAGCGCCTAAATTATCTAATTTTTCATTGTTTTGGCATGGGATATTATTTTTATCACTGGTACCATTATTACCCGTTAATAATTTGTCGTCAGAACCAATTATTCCCAGTGTATTACTTAATGATTTTGCGCATTCTAATCAAATTATTGAAAATTCTTACGCGATTTCTAAGAAGGTAACTAGCCATGACTTTAGTCAGTATGGACTTATATTACTAAGTATTTTTATAGGTTTAGGATGCATTTTAAGCCTACAAAAATTTATTTACTCCTGTTTAACTCTAAAACAGTTTTCAAATAGATGCACTAAGGTGTGTGTATCTGATTGGTTTACTACACAAGAACTAAAACGGATAAATAATAATCATATTAAATTAATACAAAGTCAGTTATCTCATTCTCCCTTTATTTTTGGAATATTAAGCTACACCGTAGTAATTCCAAAAAACTTTGCAGCTATGCCATTAGAACAACAAAAGTTATTACTAGCACATGAATTAACACATGCGAAAAGACATGATCCTATTGCTGTATTTATATATCGCTTTTGCTGCTCAATCTTTTGGTTTAACCCTTTTTTAAAAGGTATTGAAAAAGGATTTACCAATGCAATGGAGATCAGCTGTGATGCTGATGTACTTAAAACCTTGCCTAATAAAAAATCTGATTATGCACGTGCTTTACTTTTAAGTT is a genomic window of Pseudoalteromonas sp. '520P1 No. 423' containing:
- a CDS encoding amidohydrolase; its protein translation is MSTLTITTVQTDINWLNVSENLLSLENKLKNIKNTDLILLPETFATGFAINLDVAEDTTDGPIITWLIKQSSILNTVIAGSVLVKHNNKKMNRFYWVWPDGTIKFYDKRHLFRLGNEGAHVIAGEKREIFKIKGVRILPLVCYDLRFPVWARSTNDYDVMVNVANWPAARRNVWDTLLQARAMENQSYVVGINRVGDDGNGTAHTGGTAIYDFTGEPLFQAKDNVCDITTTTINIEKLEEFKKAFPAYLDADNFNIT
- a CDS encoding methionine aminotransferase translates to MNTNNTNNINSKLPNVGVSIFSEMSGLANQYKAINLSQGFPEFDTPEFIKNKINHYISDGLNQYAPSSGLPKLQSAIADLANNKYNAKIDPTNQVTITSGATEALFVAIETLVQTGDEVIVFDPAYDSYEPAIELAGGKAIHLQLKAPTYRVNWDDVIGAITPNTKAIIVNTPHNPTGSILTESDINNLSKIITEHNLYLISDEVYEHIVFDEQTHLSALSFEELKKRAFVISSFGKTFHCTGWKLGYCIAPTNLTKEFRKIHQYVTFSSFTPAQAAIADMINENSTHVYALNDFYQQKRNVLINALQDSRFKLLPCNGTYFLLLDYSAISDANDVEFCHWLTKEHGVAAIPLSVFNQSGHCDKIIRLCFAKNDNTLINAAERLCQL
- a CDS encoding protocatechuate 3,4-dioxygenase, translated to MKSIKRRNFIKTAILGSLASVITAKAQANMATPKDAQGPFYPITPQKDKDADLTRVKGKNGTAKGQIIEIYGQVLDQDLNPIEDVTIDLWQANTFGKYHHPHDDSEAPIDEHFQSWAILQSGNKGKYRFKTVMPGAYPLNSPDQRTPHIHFKISKLGYESLLTQLYFPDQALNKTDGLYTRKNKEQQALMTAKKTEVENVLQYDIILAKV
- a CDS encoding BlaI/MecI/CopY family transcriptional regulator; the protein is MQPATQPTAPELEILKLLWHEEPRTAREIHDEIEKVFDWSYSSTRKTLERMGDKEFIEIQTQGNKKIYLAKLDKMKTLANFAQDFAKRVFEIDGPLPVAMFTDSKLIDDGEIDDLEKLLNDLEKSSKG
- a CDS encoding M23/M56 family metallopeptidase; translation: MLYSLMMSLIAFVIFTGALVSITNLFKKTAPKLSNFSLFWHGILFLSLVPLLPVNNLSSEPIIPSVLLNDFAHSNQIIENSYAISKKVTSHDFSQYGLILLSIFIGLGCILSLQKFIYSCLTLKQFSNRCTKVCVSDWFTTQELKRINNNHIKLIQSQLSHSPFIFGILSYTVVIPKNFAAMPLEQQKLLLAHELTHAKRHDPIAVFIYRFCCSIFWFNPFLKGIEKGFTNAMEISCDADVLKTLPNKKSDYARALLLSLKLYQTQLNMSTLTHFSDPKHDKSIFETRIRAAMATNNTNKFEILQKLLLLTVFILLGVSSFITKATLNIEQIAHDVNGLNDLKGLKPIKEALTISNYSNVNQESVDLVSLDLQIKGLKPVKEAWISSNYEEVNVFRGEKLHQGIDFAAKKGTEITASFSGVVLIANDTSLHKNYGKVILIRHADNEMQSLYAHLDSFNVIAGQRVKEGDFIGTVGNSGRATGPHLHFELIKHNKRLNPNKYLNL